CTTCCAGATTGCATTTGAGCGGGCAGGTCCTCGTGGGATCATGACAAGCTACAACAAGGCAAGCTGTCCCATGATGGTCCTTGGTTTATGTGAACTAATGGCTCAGCCGATGTATAGGTCAACGGCAGGTATCCGGGCGAAAGTCAGCGTCTTCTTGAGAGCGTCGTTCGTGGGGAGTGGGGTGTAGAGGACCTCACCGTTATGAGTGACTGGTGGGGCACATACTCGGTGGATCGTGCGATCATGGCTGGGCTGGACTGTGAGTACCATGTTACATATTCGTTATCTGGTGCTGAGGCTCGAGGTGCAGTAGAGATGCCCGACTCTTTCCACCGGGGCAATGGCAAACTTCTCGCAGCAGCacaagatgatgaaaaccTCGCCAAAGCCGTCTTTGACAGAGCTCGGAACGTACTTCGCATGATCAAGAGAGCTGGAGGATACTCTCTTGAGCCCGAGAGGCCCGAAGTAGCAGAAGATATCCCTGAAACTCGTCAACTCATCAGAGAAGTTGGCGCTGAAGGTATGACGCTTCTCAAGAACACGGGCGTGCTACCTCTCAGCCCCAAGACAAAAACAGTTGTTGCTGGCACCTACGCAACCGTCGCCTTGGCACATGGTGGTGGGTCTGCCAGCTTGGACGCTCACCGCAAGATTACTCCCGCCGACGGTCTTCGCGACGCTATGGACGAGATCGTGGTGGTCCCCGGCCCAGTACCTTATCTGTACCTCCCGCTTCCTCAGTCAGATGTGTTCTCATCTAGCGAAGGTGCTGGTACCTGCAAAGTCGACTTCTACAATCCTGACGGGAGCCTCGTGGAATCGCGTACATTAAACACAACCTTCCTAACCGCACTCGACCGATATCCAAAGAACTTAGTTGCCGGCTGGACAGCCAAGATGTCCTTCAAGCTTTTGCCAAAGACAACAGGTACCCATGCTTTAACTGTGgcctcaccttcttctgccaagCTCTCCATCAATGGCCAGTACGTGTGCGAAACAGACCCAAACCCTGTGCGCCGGGACGATTTTATGCAGTTGGCTTTCCACAAATGCTGTGTAAATAGCACCTACACATTCGAGGGGGGCAAAGTATACGACGTCGTCATTGATTATGTTTCTACCGAGGAACTTTTTTACTCGACTGCATGTGCATTGAATGGTATCAGGTGAGTGTCTTGCTATTGGCCTTCATAAATCAGAGACTGAGTCATATTTAAAGGTTCGGCTACCTTGAGTATGCAGATGACGATGCCGCAATTCAGTCAGCTGTGAAAGTCGCCGAAGAGGTGGGCACGGTGGTGGTCTGCGTAGGGCACGGTAGCGTGAGTTCTTGAATGCTTCTCAGGCATGTCTGAAATCTAATTCATTGTCAGGACTATGAGACCGAAGGTTTCGATCGCGACGACATGCTCTTGCTCGGCAAACAGAACGCCTTTGTTCAAGCTCTCGCAGAATCTTCCGCTAAGGTCATTGTCGTCGTCTTTGCAGGGTCTCCTATCGCGATGCCATGGTTGGATGCGGTAGAAGCTGTCGTCTACGGCTGGTTTCCAGGACAAGAGCTTGGCCATTCCCTCGCCGATGTTTTGACTGGTAAGGTCAATCCTTCAGGCCGCCTCCCCGTCACATTTCCCAAGGCTATTGAAGACTCTTCTGCCTTCGGCAACTTCCCGGAGTGAATGAAATCATTAAGTATGAGGAGGGTGTGTTTGTCGGCTACAGGCATTACAGCTCGCGTCAGATCCCGACCCTCTATCCTTTCGGCTTTGGCCTTTCCTACACCAACTTTAAGGTGACCGACATGGCTTTGAGAGGTGCTGAATCGTTCGGGCCTGGGAAAAAGATCGAGATCTCCATAAAAATTACCAACAATGGTTCTACTGCTGGTCGTCACACTCTTCTCCTGTTTGCCCAACCTCCTGCTGCGGAAGATCGACCCACCTTGTCTTTAGTCGATTTTGTCAAGTCATTGGAGTTGAAGCCACAGGAGAGCCAGATCTTGACTATGGCGATCGGCGGCGAGGCCTTCAGCGTCTGGGAGGGATCTGAAGCTGGTTCTTGggtggtgaaagaagggaagtaCTCGCTTCAAATCCGTGACAACGCCGAAGCTAGGCCCATGCAGAGCGCCGAGGTTAGGATCGACCAGGGCTGGAAATGGGACGGTCTTCATGCCTAAATAGCAGGAGGCAATGAAATTCGAAATACCATAAATGTATTGAAGTAAGCTAAAGTTATATACAAGAGCTGTAGCGGTGCCAACGTCCtcgaaaagatgaaaaagcTCCTTGAACTAGTTTCGTTTTGTGTCCTTCATCTACAGTTGTACAGTTGTACTTGAGCACCAGAGAGATTCGCACGTCGTAATTGCTGCTTGCGCCCATACATTTTAATTACTCAGACTACTCCCTCAtatttcttttccagcTCTACGAGCTGAACTCATCTTTTTTCACACTTtccattcatcttctgcttggACACTTTCTTCCCTAGCGCCTTTCTACACGtccctcatcctcgtcctccctccccgacctctctccttcttccctctctctcattcCTCGACACCCCGAAGCTACTTTtctgtcttcctctcgtcttcttccctgtGATCTTTCCACCTTCGTTCCTCTATATGGAGCTAGCTGCCCGATTCTTTGAGAACTTTTGTTCCTCTTTTTAACTTGTGAATTAAAAAAATTATATATGTTATTCAACTGTTCCATGCCGCTCAGTGTGTAATGGGTGAGACGGCATTTGTAACCGAAGCAGGTGCCTTTGAAGGCTTGTAAAATACTATGAAAACGATCAAGAGCAAGGCTGTGACGCCCATCTGGAAGTAATATGATGCCTGGACGTTGGCCAAGTTATAAATTGAGCCAGGATGGATGGTGAGAAGACCGGCCTGTACCGATAGAGCGACGGCCGATCCTACCTGCAGCGAGACTTGCAACACGGAACCGGCCACACCTGCAATTTCTGATGGCACGCTGGTCATGATGAGGACGTTTACGCCGGTATATGCCACCATAACTCCCGCCGAGCCGAAAATCAttggggagaagatgtatCGCCAATAGTCTTTACCCACCATTGTGTGGGATTGGGCGAACATAATGTATGCCGCGATGCCAAGGAGTGTACCAAGGAATATGGAGAACCTTGCGTTGCCTAGGAcggatgggaagaagctgggAATCCCGATCAGGATAAGATCTgataaagaggagagataCTCACGCTAAGCAGGTCGTTGCAGCCAATGCTGCCATGGCCTCTGGGACAAGCCTTACAGCCGCCATGATAGCCGTCTCTTTGTTGACCAAGGTGAAGACTTGAATGAAGGCGAGGTAATTGACTGCCCACCTAGAAGTACGGTATCATCAGCAAAGCA
This DNA window, taken from Cryptococcus deuterogattii R265 chromosome 3, complete sequence, encodes the following:
- a CDS encoding glycoside hydrolase family 3 domain-containing protein, whose protein sequence is MSENFDIESIVDQLTLEEACALTHGQDFWRLNGVPRLGVPAGLKITDGPNGARGEDFVGGCTSALFPTPTGGRNFESYSEDPYLSGVMASGYIQGLQGAGIASVTKHFVCNDSETDRRTVDVIVGEQALREIYLRPFQIAFERAGPRGIMTSYNKVNGRYPGESQRLLESVVRGEWGVEDLTVMSDWWGTYSVDRAIMAGLDLEMPDSFHRGNGKLLAAAQDDENLAKAVFDRARNVLRMIKRAGGYSLEPERPEVAEDIPETRQLIREVGAEGMTLLKNTGVLPLSPKTKTVVAGTYATVALAHGGGSASLDAHRKITPADGLRDAMDEIVVVPGPVPYLYLPLPQSDVFSSSEGAGTCKVDFYNPDGSLVESRTLNTTFLTALDRYPKNLVAGWTAKMSFKLLPKTTGTHALTVASPSSAKLSINGQYVCETDPNPVRRDDFMQLAFHKCCVNSTYTFEGGKVYDVVIDYVSTEELFYSTACALNGIRFGYLEYADDDAAIQSAVKVAEEVGTVVVCVGHGSDYETEGFDRDDMLLLGKQNAFVQALAESSAKVIVVVFAGSPIAMPWLDAVEAVVYGWFPGQELGHSLADVLTGKVNPSGRLPVTFPKAIEDSSAFGNFPE